A region from the Benincasa hispida cultivar B227 chromosome 8, ASM972705v1, whole genome shotgun sequence genome encodes:
- the LOC120083817 gene encoding pentatricopeptide repeat-containing protein At1g28690, mitochondrial, producing the protein MKNGRFQSVTHRVFSSLSDYVPSIAATQISNQTFTSLSSALQHYINSDDPSHGQKIHAHILKTGFIPNTNISIKLLILHLKCGSLKFARQVFDVLPQKTLSAYNYMIGGYIKMGKVPESLALVRELISSGERPDGYTFSMLLKASTCARGDSVLRSLGRVVHAQILKSDVSPDDVLYTALVDSYVKNGDICFARMVFDLMLKKNVICSTSMISGYMNQGLVEDAEEIFSKTVEKDIVVFNAMVEGYSKTHEHAKKSLEVYIDMQRLCFSPNISTFSSVIGACSMLAAFEAGQQIQCQLMKTKFFTDIRMGSALLDMYSKCGRTEDARRVFDQMPERNIFSWTSMIDGYGKNGYPSEALNLFCIMQEEHQIQPNFVTFLSALSACAHGGLVERGWEIFESMERDYSLKPKMEHYACMVDLLGRAGSLLQAWEFIMRMPETPNSDVWAALLSSAKLHGNIEMACIAANELFKLSANSRPGAYVALSNTFAEAGKWDNVSELREIMKIRRVKCKGSSWVGAADGIL; encoded by the coding sequence ATGAAAAATGGCCGATTTCAATCAGTTACACACCGCGTTTTCTCATCACTAAGTGACTATGTTCCCTCCATCGCTGCAACCCAAATTTCGAACCAAACATTCACTTCTTTGTCATCAGCCCTGCAACATTACATCAATTCAGATGATCCTTCTCATGGCCAAAAGATACATGCGCATATTCTCAAAACTGGGTTCATACCCAATACAAATATCTCCATCAAGCTCCTCATATTGCACCTGAAATGTGGGTCATTGAAGTTTGCACGTCAAGTGTTCGATGTGTTGCCTCAAAAGACACTTTCTGCTTACAATTATATGATCGGTGGGTACATAAAGATGGGAAAAGTACCAGAATCTCTTGCTCTCGTCCGTGAGCTCATCAGTTCAGGTGAAAGGCCTGATGGGTATACATTTTCAATGCTTTTAAAGGCGTCTACATGTGCACGTGGTGACTCTGTATTGCGTAGTTTAGGAAGAGTGGTCCATGCTCAGATATTGAAGTCAGATGTGTCACCAGATGATGTACTTTACACGGCGCTTGTTGACTCGTACGTTAAAAACGGTGATATATGTTTTGCTAGGATGGTGTTTGATTTGATGTTGAAAAAGAATGTGATATGTTCGACATCGATGATTTCAGGATATATGAATCAGGGGTTGGTTGAAGATGCTGAAGAAATTTTTAGCAAGACTGTTGAAAAGGATATAGTCGTATTCAATGCTATGGTTGAAGGCTATAGTAAAACACATGAACATGCCAAGAAATCGCTTGAGGTTTACATTGACATGCAGCGTTTGTGTTTTTCACCAAATATTTCAACATTTTCTAGTGTGATCGGTGCTTGTTCAATGTTGGCAGCTTTTGAAGCAGGCCAACAAATCCAATGTCAACTTATGAAGACTAAATTCTTCACAGATATCAGAATGGGAAGTGCCCTTCTAGACATGTACTCCAAATGTGGAAGAACGGAAGATGCTCGTCGAGTTTTTGACCAAATGCCAGAAAGAAATATCTTCTCATGGACGTCTATGATAGATGGATATGGCAAAAATGGATACCCAAGTGAAGCACTTAACCTCTTTTGCATTATGCAAGAGGAACACCAGATTCAGCCGAACTTTGTTACCTTTCTTAGTGCTCTCTCAGCTTGTGCACATGGAGGGCTAGTAGAGAGAGGCTGGGAAATTTTTGAAAGCATGGAGAGAGACTACTCATTGAAACCAAAAATGGAGCATTATGCATGCATGGTTGATCTGTTGGGACGTGCAGGAAGTTTACTTCAGGCATGGGAATTCATTATGCGAATGCCTGAGACTCCTAATTCTGATGTATGGGCAGCTCTACTGAGCTCAGCAAAGCTTCATGGAAACATTGAAATGGCCTGCATAGCTGCCAATGAGCTATTTAAGTTGAGTGCTAACAGTCGACCAGGGGCTTATGTGGCATTATCTAATACTTTTGCAGAAGCTGGGAAATGGGACAATGTTAGTGAACTGAGAGAGATCATGAAGATAAGAAGAGTTAAATGTAAAGGTAGCAGTTGGGTTGGGGCTGCTGATGGCATCTTATGA